The following proteins are encoded in a genomic region of Thermococcus henrietii:
- a CDS encoding permease codes for MRADGKVPKGPGKGRGAMKNQKKALLRDLAFLGVVVVITAVLLLMFPEKRAPVFSASKDYLVEMLLVMPAVMVLMGLFSVFVPDELIVKYLGKSSGLKGMLIAILLGAFPTGPLYVAFPIAASLLKKGARVASVVVFLSAWACIKIPQELVELQFLGLRFMVTRLTLTIVFVLAMGLLMENILGRELRDVPGAPEPGRR; via the coding sequence TTGAGGGCCGACGGCAAAGTTCCAAAGGGTCCGGGGAAGGGCCGTGGAGCCATGAAAAATCAGAAGAAGGCCCTCCTGCGCGATTTGGCGTTCCTCGGTGTCGTTGTGGTGATAACCGCGGTGCTCCTCCTAATGTTCCCGGAGAAGAGAGCTCCTGTTTTCTCGGCGTCGAAGGACTACCTCGTGGAGATGCTCCTCGTAATGCCAGCAGTAATGGTCCTGATGGGCCTGTTCTCGGTCTTCGTCCCCGATGAGCTAATCGTGAAGTACCTCGGGAAGAGCTCCGGGCTCAAGGGCATGCTTATAGCGATACTGCTCGGCGCTTTCCCGACCGGACCGCTCTACGTGGCCTTCCCGATAGCGGCGTCGTTGCTCAAGAAAGGCGCCCGCGTCGCGAGCGTCGTTGTTTTCCTCTCGGCCTGGGCCTGCATAAAGATTCCGCAGGAGCTGGTTGAGTTGCAGTTCCTTGGGCTGAGGTTCATGGTAACGAGGCTGACCCTCACGATAGTCTTCGTGCTGGCAATGGGCCTGCTCATGGAGAATATTTTGGGGAGGGAGCTGAGGGACGTCCCCGGAGCTCCTGAACCGGGAAGGCGGTGA
- a CDS encoding energy-coupling factor ABC transporter ATP-binding protein, which yields MKVYELRNVSYRYPTGEWALRGINMEVERGETLAIVGPNGAGKTTLLKLMDALVMPTEGEILFEGKPITEDTMTDKEFRRKVGFLFQNPDVMLFSATVLEDVAFGPVHLWGKERGLERAREELKKLGIEKLADRHPYSLSGGEKKKASIACVTAMEPEVLLLDEPTRDLDLRNRNFVLDMIRSWKGEGKTVVVVTHDLRLIRLADRVYVVNKEILFEGTPRELFSRPELIEKANLDVPEIVRLFHELGINEIPLSVEEAVGILRGLLQR from the coding sequence ATGAAGGTTTACGAGCTCAGAAACGTTTCCTACCGCTATCCAACCGGGGAGTGGGCGCTCAGGGGAATAAACATGGAGGTTGAGAGGGGAGAAACCCTGGCCATAGTCGGGCCGAACGGCGCCGGAAAGACCACATTGCTCAAGCTGATGGACGCGCTGGTCATGCCAACGGAGGGCGAGATACTGTTCGAGGGAAAGCCGATAACGGAGGACACGATGACAGACAAGGAGTTCCGGCGGAAGGTCGGCTTCCTGTTCCAGAACCCGGACGTGATGCTCTTCAGCGCGACGGTTCTGGAGGATGTGGCCTTCGGACCCGTTCACCTGTGGGGTAAAGAGCGGGGCCTTGAAAGGGCGCGGGAGGAACTCAAGAAGCTCGGAATCGAGAAGTTGGCCGATAGACACCCGTACAGCCTGAGCGGTGGCGAGAAGAAGAAGGCCTCGATAGCCTGCGTGACGGCAATGGAGCCGGAAGTTCTCCTCCTCGACGAGCCGACGAGGGATTTAGACTTGAGGAACAGGAACTTCGTGCTCGACATGATTCGGAGCTGGAAGGGGGAAGGAAAGACCGTCGTGGTGGTTACCCACGACCTGAGGCTGATTCGCCTCGCCGACAGGGTTTACGTGGTGAACAAAGAAATCCTCTTCGAGGGAACGCCGAGGGAGCTGTTCTCGAGGCCGGAACTCATAGAAAAGGCCAACCTTGACGTGCCCGAGATAGTGAGGCTCTTCCACGAGCTCGGCATCAACGAAATCCCGCTGAGCGTGGAGGAGGCGGTGGGGATTCTAAGGGGCCTCCTCCAGAGATAA
- the cbiQ gene encoding cobalt ECF transporter T component CbiQ: MGFLEETAREVLEFTTNAVFSERYARMDGLLQRIDPRVKVFSLVAIVATVVSLGRIDAILAFYFLALALAVLSRLPVVEFTKRVWVFIPIFTGVIALPSIFMIPGEPAFHLFGLTASREGIHWAVLFTLRVATAVSYAILFTMTSRWNDIVSALAFFRVPGMVITITTLTYRYIFLLAKLLLDAMHARRARLAGELGMVESWKEAGKHIGATFIKANSLGEDLYYAMLSRGYANEIEPLREFKAGTVDYAFSAFTVLLVVLTFAFTRGLL; this comes from the coding sequence ATGGGGTTCCTTGAAGAGACCGCCAGGGAAGTCCTCGAGTTCACGACCAACGCCGTCTTCTCCGAGAGGTACGCGAGAATGGACGGCCTGCTTCAGAGAATCGACCCAAGGGTTAAGGTGTTCTCGCTCGTTGCGATAGTCGCGACGGTGGTTTCCCTCGGGAGGATTGACGCCATTTTAGCTTTCTACTTCCTCGCCCTCGCCCTCGCGGTCCTCTCCAGACTGCCGGTAGTCGAGTTCACGAAGAGGGTCTGGGTCTTCATTCCGATTTTCACGGGGGTTATAGCGCTCCCCTCGATATTCATGATTCCGGGCGAGCCGGCCTTTCACCTCTTCGGTCTCACCGCGAGCAGGGAGGGAATACACTGGGCGGTTCTCTTTACGCTCCGCGTCGCGACGGCGGTTTCCTACGCGATACTCTTCACGATGACGAGCCGGTGGAACGACATCGTCTCGGCCCTCGCGTTCTTCAGGGTTCCCGGAATGGTGATAACCATAACGACCTTAACCTACCGCTACATATTCCTCCTCGCCAAGCTCCTGCTCGACGCGATGCACGCGAGGAGGGCGAGGCTGGCTGGAGAACTCGGCATGGTCGAGAGCTGGAAGGAGGCCGGAAAGCACATCGGGGCAACCTTCATAAAGGCCAACTCCCTTGGCGAGGACCTCTACTATGCCATGCTCTCCAGGGGCTACGCCAACGAAATCGAACCGCTGAGGGAGTTCAAGGCTGGAACGGTCGACTACGCGTTCTCGGCCTTCACCGTTCTCCTCGTCGTACTAACGTTTGCCTTCACGAGGGGATTGCTATGA
- a CDS encoding PDGLE domain-containing protein: MDRVTKTLLAIVGVMIILSPIGILLVWNYDDAWGEWDVQTVEHMVGHKLPGMEKLSTIWNHAILPDYNIPGWEDKLHASIGYIISAIVGTALVVALYYALVKFVVGKGASS, encoded by the coding sequence ATGGACAGGGTAACCAAAACCCTCCTCGCAATCGTCGGCGTCATGATAATCCTCTCGCCGATTGGAATACTGCTCGTGTGGAACTACGACGATGCCTGGGGCGAGTGGGACGTCCAGACAGTAGAGCACATGGTCGGCCACAAGTTGCCCGGCATGGAGAAGCTCTCAACAATATGGAACCACGCGATTTTGCCCGACTACAACATCCCGGGCTGGGAGGACAAGCTCCACGCCTCGATAGGCTACATAATCTCCGCAATAGTTGGAACGGCACTCGTCGTTGCCCTCTACTACGCCCTCGTCAAGTTCGTGGTCGGCAAGGGCGCCTCCTCCTGA
- the cbiM gene encoding cobalt transporter CbiM: MHIPDGYLGPYTCAFFYLIMIPIWYKAFKWLKNLKPSQVPLLGVLTAFSFLVMMYNMPVPGGTTAHIVGGTIIAILISPWAATVSLSIVLLIQALFFGDGGITTYAANVFNMGVVLPFVGYYTYKFLTEKFKLNEVLSAGIGAYVGIVTAAIMAGIELGIQPYIQPGYCPYPLSVSVPAMAIAHLVTAGPAAAVVTAAVVWYVRKSRPDLFEMRTLARG, encoded by the coding sequence GTGCACATACCCGACGGATACCTGGGTCCCTACACCTGTGCGTTTTTCTACCTGATTATGATACCGATTTGGTACAAGGCCTTCAAGTGGCTCAAGAACCTCAAGCCAAGCCAGGTGCCCCTGCTGGGAGTGCTGACGGCCTTTTCGTTCCTCGTTATGATGTACAACATGCCGGTTCCCGGGGGAACTACTGCCCACATCGTCGGGGGAACGATAATAGCGATACTCATAAGCCCCTGGGCCGCGACGGTATCGCTCAGCATAGTTCTGCTCATTCAGGCCCTCTTCTTCGGCGACGGCGGAATAACGACCTACGCCGCCAACGTCTTCAACATGGGCGTCGTCCTCCCCTTCGTCGGCTACTACACCTACAAGTTCCTCACCGAGAAGTTCAAGCTCAACGAGGTCCTCTCCGCTGGAATCGGCGCCTACGTCGGCATAGTAACGGCCGCGATAATGGCGGGCATCGAACTCGGAATACAGCCCTACATTCAGCCCGGTTACTGCCCCTACCCCCTCAGCGTCTCCGTTCCGGCGATGGCAATAGCGCACCTCGTCACAGCGGGCCCCGCCGCGGCGGTCGTTACCGCGGCAGTCGTGTGGTACGTCAGAAAGAGCAGGCCCGACCTCTTTGAGATGAGGACCCTTGCAAGGGGGTGA
- a CDS encoding proteasome assembly chaperone family protein, which translates to MKETTIYLLERPQLRDPVFIEGLPGIGLVGKLAAEHLIQELNAVKFAELYSPHFMHQVIIKKGSIVELMKNEFYYWVNPDENGRDLIIITGDQQVPPTDSPGHYEVVGKMLDLVQELGVREIITMGGYQVPELQGEPRVLAAVTHEELVDYYKEKLKDCSVEVIWREDEGGAIVGAAGLLLGMGKLRSMYGISLLGESLGYIVDAKAAKAVLTAVTKVLGIEVDMTALEERAKETEEILRKVQEMQRAMLEQTMPPTPEEEDRGYL; encoded by the coding sequence ATGAAGGAAACCACCATCTACCTCCTTGAGAGGCCCCAGCTCAGGGACCCGGTGTTCATAGAGGGGCTCCCGGGCATAGGCCTTGTTGGAAAGCTCGCCGCGGAGCACCTCATCCAGGAGCTCAACGCGGTGAAGTTCGCAGAACTCTACTCACCGCACTTCATGCACCAGGTCATCATAAAGAAGGGCTCAATCGTCGAACTCATGAAGAACGAGTTCTACTACTGGGTTAACCCCGACGAGAACGGAAGGGACCTAATCATCATCACCGGCGACCAGCAGGTTCCGCCGACGGACAGCCCCGGCCACTACGAGGTTGTCGGCAAGATGCTCGACCTCGTTCAGGAACTCGGCGTCAGGGAGATAATAACGATGGGTGGCTACCAGGTGCCGGAGCTCCAGGGCGAGCCGAGGGTTTTGGCGGCGGTAACCCACGAGGAGCTCGTGGATTATTACAAGGAGAAGCTCAAGGACTGCTCCGTAGAGGTAATCTGGAGGGAGGACGAGGGAGGAGCCATAGTGGGAGCGGCCGGCCTTCTCCTCGGCATGGGCAAGCTCCGCTCGATGTACGGTATAAGCCTGCTCGGCGAGAGCCTCGGCTACATCGTTGACGCAAAGGCAGCGAAGGCCGTCCTGACGGCAGTCACCAAGGTGCTCGGAATCGAGGTTGACATGACGGCCCTCGAGGAGCGCGCCAAAGAAACCGAGGAGATACTCAGAAAGGTTCAGGAGATGCAGAGGGCGATGCTCGAGCAGACTATGCCTCCGACCCCGGAGGAAGAGGACAGGGGCTACCTCTGA
- a CDS encoding RNA-protein complex protein Nop10 produces the protein MKFRIRKCPECGRYTLKETCPVCGAKTKVAHPPRFSPEDPYGEYRRRWRREVLGIEVRK, from the coding sequence ATGAAGTTCCGCATAAGGAAGTGCCCCGAATGTGGCAGGTACACCCTAAAGGAGACCTGCCCCGTCTGCGGGGCCAAGACCAAGGTAGCCCACCCACCGCGCTTCTCGCCGGAGGACCCCTACGGTGAGTACAGGCGCAGGTGGAGAAGGGAAGTCCTTGGGATAGAGGTGAGAAAATGA
- a CDS encoding translation initiation factor IF-2 subunit alpha has protein sequence MPRKAKEFPEEGEFVVATVKNIHPYGAFLTLDEYPGKEGFMHISEVAPTWVKNIRDYVKEGQKVVVKVIRVDPEKGHIDLSLKRVNQQQRKAKLQEYKRAQKAENLLKMAAEKIGKDFETAWREVWVPLEEEYGEVYAAFEDAAQNGIEVLKGLIPDEWLDALKPIIEAYVEIPTVTIDAEFEITVPKPNGIEIIKEALIRARDRANEEKDIDVKFTYQGAPRYRIDITAPDYYKAEEVLESIAEEILRVIKEAGGEATLIRKEKRIRKIKRR, from the coding sequence ATGCCGAGGAAAGCCAAGGAGTTTCCCGAGGAGGGAGAATTCGTCGTCGCTACCGTCAAGAACATTCACCCGTACGGAGCGTTCCTCACCCTTGACGAGTATCCCGGAAAGGAGGGCTTCATGCACATAAGCGAGGTTGCTCCAACCTGGGTCAAGAACATCAGGGACTACGTGAAGGAGGGCCAGAAGGTAGTCGTCAAGGTCATCCGCGTTGACCCTGAGAAGGGGCACATAGACCTGAGCCTCAAGAGGGTGAACCAGCAGCAGAGGAAGGCCAAGCTCCAGGAGTACAAGAGGGCTCAGAAGGCCGAGAACCTCCTCAAGATGGCCGCCGAGAAGATAGGCAAGGACTTCGAGACGGCCTGGCGCGAGGTCTGGGTTCCGCTCGAGGAGGAATACGGAGAAGTTTACGCCGCCTTCGAGGACGCCGCCCAGAACGGAATTGAGGTTCTGAAGGGCCTCATTCCAGATGAGTGGCTCGACGCGCTCAAGCCGATTATCGAGGCCTACGTCGAGATTCCGACCGTTACCATCGATGCGGAGTTCGAGATAACCGTTCCGAAGCCCAACGGAATCGAGATAATCAAGGAGGCCCTGATTAGGGCCAGGGACAGGGCCAACGAGGAGAAGGACATAGACGTCAAGTTCACCTACCAGGGCGCTCCGAGGTACAGGATTGACATAACCGCCCCGGACTACTACAAGGCGGAAGAGGTTCTCGAGAGCATAGCTGAAGAAATCCTCCGCGTCATAAAGGAAGCGGGCGGAGAGGCGACCCTCATTAGAAAGGAGAAGCGCATAAGGAAGATTAAGAGGAGGTAA
- a CDS encoding 30S ribosomal protein S27e has protein sequence MALPKNLIPMPRSRFLRVKCIDCGNEQIVFSHPATKVRCLVCGATLVEPTGGKGVIKAKILEVLE, from the coding sequence ATGGCGCTCCCGAAGAACCTCATCCCGATGCCGAGGAGCAGGTTCCTCCGCGTCAAGTGCATTGACTGCGGCAACGAGCAGATAGTCTTCAGCCACCCGGCTACGAAGGTTCGCTGTCTCGTCTGCGGTGCAACTCTCGTCGAGCCGACCGGTGGTAAGGGCGTCATCAAGGCCAAGATCCTCGAGGTTCTCGAGTGA
- a CDS encoding 50S ribosomal protein L44e produces the protein MKYPKQIRTYCPYCKKHTIHKVEKVKKRPRSELSQGQRRFRRILKGYRGFPRPNPAGREKPVKKLDLRFRCTVCGKAHTRGKGFRVKKFELVEV, from the coding sequence ATGAAGTACCCGAAGCAGATAAGGACGTACTGCCCGTACTGTAAGAAGCACACCATCCACAAGGTAGAGAAGGTCAAGAAGAGGCCGAGGAGCGAGCTCAGCCAGGGTCAGAGGCGCTTCCGCAGAATCCTCAAGGGTTACCGCGGTTTCCCGAGGCCGAACCCAGCCGGAAGGGAGAAGCCGGTCAAGAAGCTCGACCTCCGCTTCCGCTGCACCGTCTGCGGTAAGGCCCACACCAGAGGAAAGGGCTTCCGCGTTAAGAAGTTCGAGCTCGTGGAGGTGTGA
- a CDS encoding ferritin family protein translates to MRRMIDLVREAKKVEERAERDYRKLLKELDKPEYADLRGLILRLAIDTAFHKRLMEALEKAYNDAIKLVEEYAVEKPNEDFALIPGVPTMVMPLGFGPIGARIPPEEIIEEYLKDFPTEVVLPDTEEKLIEILRKYAEEEEQMKELYEELSRRAFHPVVRELVKELKRNEEQHESLVKGLVEKYSKD, encoded by the coding sequence ATGAGGAGGATGATTGACCTCGTCAGGGAGGCAAAGAAGGTTGAAGAGAGGGCTGAGAGGGACTACCGGAAGCTCCTCAAAGAGCTCGATAAGCCGGAGTACGCCGATTTGAGGGGGCTTATTTTAAGGCTCGCAATAGACACGGCCTTCCACAAGCGCCTCATGGAAGCCCTTGAGAAGGCCTACAACGACGCCATCAAGCTGGTGGAGGAGTACGCCGTCGAGAAGCCCAACGAGGACTTCGCCCTCATCCCGGGCGTTCCAACGATGGTCATGCCCCTCGGCTTCGGCCCGATTGGCGCCAGGATTCCGCCGGAGGAGATAATCGAGGAGTACCTCAAGGACTTCCCGACCGAGGTCGTTCTGCCGGACACCGAAGAGAAGCTCATCGAGATTCTGAGGAAGTACGCTGAGGAAGAGGAGCAGATGAAGGAGCTCTACGAGGAGCTCTCAAGGAGGGCATTCCACCCGGTTGTGAGGGAGCTTGTGAAGGAGCTCAAGAGGAACGAGGAACAGCACGAGAGCCTCGTCAAGGGCCTCGTCGAGAAGTACTCTAAAGATTGA
- a CDS encoding lysine exporter LysO family protein, with amino-acid sequence MRFLYLVLASLTIGTLVGHFLSPDFGNAYELMLYVLIFLIGMDLGLNFNAKELRKVGRKALVLPFLTLTGSILGGLLASLILGIEPRWGLAIGAGCGWYSLTGPLIAQYSAVYGAVGFLGNLMREILTILLYPIAIGKIDPKKAVVMGGATTMDTTLPIITKFGGREVALVAFVHGFILTAVVPFVVPLILNL; translated from the coding sequence GTGAGATTTCTCTACCTCGTCCTTGCATCGCTCACCATTGGAACGCTCGTGGGGCACTTCCTCAGTCCAGACTTCGGGAACGCCTACGAGCTAATGCTCTACGTCCTCATATTCCTGATTGGGATGGACCTCGGGCTGAACTTCAACGCTAAGGAGCTCAGAAAGGTCGGACGAAAGGCTCTCGTCCTGCCGTTTTTGACACTGACGGGCTCAATTCTTGGCGGACTGCTGGCGTCGCTGATTCTTGGAATAGAGCCAAGGTGGGGCCTCGCCATAGGGGCCGGCTGTGGATGGTACTCGCTGACGGGCCCTCTTATAGCACAGTACTCAGCGGTTTACGGTGCGGTTGGCTTCCTCGGCAACCTGATGAGGGAAATCCTGACCATCCTGCTCTACCCCATTGCAATCGGAAAAATCGACCCAAAAAAGGCGGTGGTGATGGGCGGGGCAACGACGATGGACACAACCCTGCCGATAATAACAAAATTTGGAGGAAGGGAGGTGGCACTGGTTGCCTTCGTCCACGGCTTCATTCTAACCGCGGTCGTTCCCTTCGTAGTTCCGCTGATACTCAATCTTTAG
- a CDS encoding pyridoxal phosphate-dependent aminotransferase, with protein MIRASERAMGVEYAIRDVVLPARELEKKGIKVIRLNIGDPGKYDFQPPEHMQEAYCRAIKEGHNYYGPSEGLPEMREAVVKREKWKNGVDITPDDVRVTTAVTEALQLIFGSLLNPGDNILVPSPSYPPYVGLVKFYGAEPREYMTVEENGWQPDIDDMRKLIDERTKAIAVINPNNPTGALYEKKTVKAILDLAGEYDLPVISDEIYDLMTYEGKHVSPGSLTKDVPVIVMNGLSKVYFATGWRLGYFYYVDPENKLTELREAIDKLMRIRICPNTPAQFAAIAGLTGPMDYLEEYMKKLRERRDYIYKRINEIPGVSAVKPQGAFYIFPRIEERSKWKNDKEFVLDALHEAHVLFVHGSGFGKAGDWHFRIVFLPPVEILEEAMEKFEEFMRKRLGA; from the coding sequence ATGATTAGGGCATCAGAGCGTGCAATGGGCGTTGAGTACGCGATTAGAGACGTTGTTCTCCCGGCGAGGGAGCTCGAGAAGAAGGGAATAAAGGTCATAAGGCTCAACATCGGTGACCCCGGCAAGTACGACTTCCAGCCGCCGGAGCACATGCAGGAGGCTTACTGTCGCGCCATAAAGGAGGGCCACAACTACTACGGGCCGAGCGAGGGTTTACCGGAGATGAGGGAGGCGGTCGTTAAGAGGGAGAAGTGGAAGAACGGCGTGGACATAACGCCGGACGACGTCCGCGTCACAACGGCCGTAACCGAGGCGCTCCAGCTCATATTCGGCTCGCTCCTTAACCCCGGCGACAACATACTCGTTCCAAGTCCAAGTTATCCCCCATACGTCGGCCTCGTCAAGTTTTACGGCGCCGAGCCGAGGGAGTACATGACCGTCGAGGAGAACGGATGGCAACCGGACATCGATGACATGAGGAAGCTGATAGACGAGAGGACGAAGGCAATAGCCGTTATTAACCCTAACAACCCGACCGGGGCGCTCTACGAGAAAAAGACCGTCAAGGCGATACTCGATTTAGCTGGAGAGTACGACCTGCCGGTTATAAGCGACGAGATTTATGATTTGATGACCTACGAGGGCAAGCACGTTTCCCCCGGCTCGCTCACTAAGGACGTCCCGGTTATAGTGATGAACGGACTCTCCAAGGTCTACTTCGCCACCGGCTGGCGTCTGGGCTACTTCTACTACGTTGACCCCGAGAACAAGCTCACGGAGCTTAGAGAGGCGATAGACAAGCTAATGCGCATAAGGATATGTCCGAACACCCCCGCGCAGTTCGCCGCTATAGCCGGCTTGACGGGTCCGATGGACTACCTTGAGGAGTACATGAAGAAGCTCCGCGAGAGGAGGGACTACATCTACAAGCGCATCAACGAGATTCCCGGTGTCAGCGCGGTCAAACCGCAGGGGGCGTTCTACATCTTCCCGAGGATTGAGGAGCGCTCGAAGTGGAAGAACGACAAGGAGTTCGTGCTCGATGCCCTCCACGAGGCGCACGTCCTCTTCGTCCACGGCTCCGGCTTCGGAAAGGCCGGTGACTGGCACTTCAGAATAGTCTTCCTCCCGCCGGTCGAGATACTCGAGGAGGCCATGGAGAAGTTCGAGGAGTTCATGAGAAAGAGGCTCGGGGCTTGA